The following are from one region of the bacterium genome:
- a CDS encoding tetratricopeptide repeat protein has protein sequence MRSSAPGIIYSRIRLFLILHFLLALPCSLVSISHPDAGEWRVPEFNLQGTAPNTPAVQVGELKKSIDSTANQLVRNMTASSSLPADRWITLLLRNSSSSDFILTDIVTKLGRKLTHYNFCLEDSGIFHRNTVKKFAISDIPNGRNELFITFLLQELSDSGSQDGKITAKRKGPGGTAPLKGCSLLSDSRCLHKKPLVDTRVVKKCSFRFSWPGEQALSKVIIFDDSNAPQIQDMPTQSLEVARGLFLNQDYLACLWNLSNFFKESASLPKNPAGRTLDDRAGQTSTVDFQALMAEASFLRAECFLHLEMYAEAISAYQEVRKKFPRSDYYHLSLLHLEMAHYLAGHYSQAVIDFEQFDSLAGDRILDPARYIAARSLYQEKKFTQGANLLRRISPASPCFLPARYLQALCHLAVRENDAVVEDLEAIIHLPSPAAIPASGMEELQIILGSESLNAGHLVQSAHLLLGRLWYQEKEYEKSLKEFDAISAKSPQYLSALIGKGLIFLQLRQEEKVRKILDELTPQGLESRFLSDARFSLADNRQKTGRYREAYALYQESIHQCREGLAAIGNLQKDQQYLDNLLRFVLDARKPRSSSPTPSLTAMVPPTSWIYQEVADILSSQGSLSCWHDLERMEKVLQSMRSLLLAPEPGYPEKIKGLSRLMARPEEITEEMKGAHGEDPSSPADPNQPELEKIRQAAFREIVNRENRFGLVREAVITRLKSDIQEALGMISHRLSEIHDRACLEIEHAALQEKLSTPDEKSLAALKKVMTTHESFINRYPQSPYLEKILFQLAEYSYLHASLDYQRMLRAVEGSKNPADFLLETRPNFDQAIKLYERILSQFPHGRYTEKTLYALAYTYQEQGAIILARSVFQRLIQDFPDTSLATEVQVRLGEIFFDENKFAQAAEYYDRAVKSGRLPGQYRNNVLYKLAWSFYKQSQDHKALELFILLADEYARSNNNLLLKEMIYQLAKMGSEYDSLEKVTKLLSPVEEKSYHFQVVKTMADILFNEERFREAIEAYRRVIDRYPLNAEAPVFQARIEQCCLKLADPKAANAAREHLVLNYGENTPWWDNNRDEAIRKQVSLLIDESIRNSTLYLMESTDEKDYQELIRFYRQNLNRFPSAEQVYTIGFLLAECLYKTRQYEQAIAEYSQVVQNKAFRKFTEDAAYKKIICLEKLIEHKAPAGTQQQGPAPEGKAAGIKPEDWSPEEKQFLAACDHLMQSFPKNVHLPEVLYKKGELYLTKGQPQKAIDTFDYLIQHFPESDIRPSALKMLAKARFNQEKFELAARVYSEIVADCDQKLKGREDAEVVSARRNAYKMMALSSYKEAELLTREGKPIEAAQKFEATADEFPREQIADLALFEAARIYQAQGQPQKAHQIFERILEQYPGSEYAPQALLLIAQEQEKNRQLAEAARNYERLYRDYPRFSGSGKALYRAGRLFEEVEDWAKVITIFSLYQSDLRPDPALALEVNFRRGYALMKSGGNTQAEAAFQVVLDTYERYKAQDDTLKPYYPAWARFLIGEMSFEAYDKVRLQDSSDRGMKPKLDMLKKVLENYTKATDFKIAEWAIQAIFKMGLAMDKFAEELGDFSAGQSSEELPKDEASYLLNIQLQMKIIEFLEKAGMFYRQNIQLSEHNNIQDDTWIAKSKENFTRDYWLAGQRYEKIYSLIKDAPVPDSLDEEQVKSYRQALLEKALPYQSQAAEMYAKNTQASAFRIEYNSWIGQSYQRLAIVRPERYRRDEERPLAESRSRFSLPEQLLLRE, from the coding sequence ATGAGAAGTAGTGCTCCCGGCATCATTTACAGCAGGATAAGATTATTCCTTATCTTGCATTTTCTCCTCGCCCTCCCCTGCTCCCTGGTGTCGATCAGCCATCCTGATGCCGGGGAATGGCGTGTTCCCGAATTCAACCTGCAAGGAACAGCCCCCAATACCCCCGCCGTCCAGGTTGGAGAGCTGAAAAAATCCATTGATTCAACTGCCAATCAATTAGTCCGGAACATGACAGCATCCTCTTCCCTGCCTGCTGACCGCTGGATCACTCTTCTTCTGCGCAATTCGTCCTCTTCCGACTTTATTCTGACTGATATTGTCACCAAACTTGGCCGGAAATTGACTCACTATAACTTCTGTCTTGAAGATTCCGGCATTTTTCACCGGAATACCGTTAAAAAGTTTGCCATCTCGGATATCCCGAACGGGAGGAATGAGCTTTTCATCACTTTTTTGCTGCAGGAGCTGTCAGATAGCGGCAGCCAGGATGGAAAGATCACGGCGAAGAGAAAGGGGCCGGGGGGAACAGCTCCCCTGAAAGGCTGCTCTCTGCTTTCCGACTCCCGCTGCCTGCATAAAAAACCGCTCGTCGATACGAGAGTGGTCAAAAAATGCTCCTTCCGTTTTTCCTGGCCAGGAGAGCAGGCCCTCTCGAAAGTCATTATTTTCGATGACAGCAATGCTCCTCAGATTCAGGACATGCCGACGCAAAGCCTGGAGGTAGCCAGAGGGCTTTTTCTCAATCAGGATTACCTCGCCTGCCTGTGGAATCTGAGCAACTTTTTCAAAGAGTCTGCCAGCCTGCCGAAAAATCCTGCGGGCCGGACTTTGGATGATCGTGCAGGTCAAACCTCGACTGTCGATTTTCAAGCCCTCATGGCCGAGGCTTCCTTCCTCAGGGCAGAATGCTTTCTCCACCTTGAAATGTATGCTGAGGCAATTTCCGCCTATCAGGAAGTGCGGAAAAAGTTTCCCCGGAGCGATTATTACCACCTGTCTCTGCTCCACCTTGAAATGGCTCATTATCTGGCAGGCCACTACAGCCAGGCCGTCATTGATTTCGAGCAGTTTGACTCCCTGGCAGGAGACAGGATTCTTGATCCTGCCCGCTATATTGCCGCTAGATCCCTGTATCAGGAAAAAAAGTTTACTCAAGGGGCCAATCTTCTCCGCCGTATTTCTCCCGCTTCACCCTGCTTCCTGCCAGCACGGTATTTACAGGCGCTTTGCCATCTGGCGGTCCGGGAAAACGATGCTGTGGTGGAGGATCTGGAAGCCATCATTCATCTCCCCTCCCCTGCCGCCATTCCCGCATCCGGTATGGAGGAACTGCAGATCATTCTGGGATCTGAAAGTCTGAATGCCGGGCACCTGGTCCAATCAGCGCATCTTCTTCTTGGCAGGCTGTGGTACCAGGAGAAGGAATATGAGAAATCCCTGAAGGAGTTTGATGCAATTTCGGCCAAGAGCCCTCAGTACCTGTCGGCCCTTATCGGAAAAGGACTGATTTTTCTTCAACTGCGACAGGAAGAGAAGGTGAGGAAAATTCTCGATGAATTGACTCCCCAGGGTCTTGAAAGCAGATTCCTCTCGGATGCCCGCTTCAGTCTGGCTGACAACCGGCAAAAGACGGGCAGGTACCGGGAAGCTTATGCCCTGTATCAGGAGTCGATACACCAGTGCCGGGAAGGTCTTGCAGCCATCGGGAACCTTCAAAAGGATCAGCAGTATCTGGACAACCTGCTGCGCTTTGTCCTCGATGCCCGAAAGCCCCGATCATCTTCGCCGACTCCATCCCTGACGGCCATGGTTCCGCCGACTTCCTGGATCTATCAGGAAGTTGCCGACATACTCTCTTCACAAGGCAGCCTGTCCTGCTGGCATGATCTTGAGAGGATGGAGAAAGTCCTTCAATCCATGAGAAGTCTGCTCCTTGCGCCGGAACCCGGTTATCCGGAGAAGATCAAGGGCTTATCCCGGCTCATGGCCCGGCCCGAAGAGATAACCGAAGAGATGAAAGGGGCGCACGGGGAGGATCCCTCATCCCCGGCTGATCCCAATCAGCCGGAGCTTGAAAAAATCAGGCAGGCGGCTTTTCGGGAAATTGTCAATCGGGAAAACCGATTCGGGCTGGTCAGGGAGGCTGTCATCACCCGGTTGAAAAGCGATATTCAGGAAGCCCTGGGCATGATCAGCCATCGGCTCTCTGAAATTCATGACCGGGCATGCCTTGAAATCGAACATGCAGCCCTTCAGGAAAAATTATCAACCCCAGATGAAAAATCCCTGGCTGCCCTGAAAAAAGTCATGACTACCCATGAGTCTTTTATCAACCGGTATCCGCAAAGCCCGTATCTTGAAAAGATCCTTTTTCAACTGGCCGAGTACTCGTATCTCCATGCTTCTCTTGATTACCAGCGGATGCTCAGGGCTGTGGAAGGAAGCAAAAATCCGGCTGATTTTCTTCTGGAAACCAGACCGAACTTCGATCAGGCCATTAAGCTTTACGAGAGGATACTTTCTCAGTTTCCCCACGGTCGCTATACGGAAAAAACCCTGTATGCCCTGGCCTATACCTACCAGGAGCAGGGGGCGATCATTCTGGCCAGGAGTGTTTTCCAGCGCCTGATCCAGGATTTTCCCGATACCTCCCTGGCAACCGAAGTCCAGGTCCGTCTGGGAGAAATCTTCTTTGACGAGAACAAGTTCGCTCAGGCTGCCGAGTATTACGACCGTGCGGTAAAGTCGGGAAGACTCCCCGGACAGTATCGGAACAATGTTCTTTACAAGCTCGCCTGGTCCTTCTACAAACAGAGTCAGGACCACAAGGCCCTGGAATTATTCATCTTGCTGGCAGACGAATATGCACGGAGCAATAATAATCTTCTGCTGAAGGAAATGATCTACCAATTGGCTAAAATGGGCAGTGAGTATGATTCCCTGGAAAAAGTCACAAAGCTTTTATCGCCTGTCGAGGAGAAGAGCTACCACTTTCAGGTTGTGAAGACCATGGCCGACATTTTATTCAATGAGGAAAGATTCAGGGAGGCTATCGAGGCCTACCGCCGGGTAATAGACCGCTACCCCCTTAATGCCGAAGCTCCGGTCTTTCAGGCCAGAATCGAACAGTGCTGCCTCAAGCTGGCCGATCCCAAAGCAGCCAATGCAGCCAGGGAGCACCTGGTGCTCAACTACGGAGAAAACACTCCCTGGTGGGACAATAACCGGGATGAAGCCATCAGGAAACAGGTGTCGTTGCTCATCGATGAGTCCATCCGCAATTCCACCCTGTATCTGATGGAATCGACGGACGAAAAGGATTATCAGGAACTGATCAGATTCTACCGGCAGAATCTGAATCGCTTTCCCAGTGCGGAACAGGTTTATACGATCGGCTTTCTGCTGGCCGAATGCCTCTATAAAACCCGTCAGTATGAGCAGGCCATCGCCGAATACAGCCAGGTTGTTCAGAATAAGGCGTTCAGGAAATTTACCGAGGATGCAGCCTACAAGAAGATCATCTGTCTCGAAAAGCTGATAGAGCACAAAGCCCCTGCCGGGACTCAGCAGCAGGGACCTGCGCCGGAAGGCAAGGCAGCGGGAATAAAACCGGAGGACTGGAGCCCGGAAGAAAAGCAATTCCTGGCTGCCTGCGATCATCTGATGCAATCTTTCCCCAAAAATGTGCATCTGCCGGAAGTGCTCTACAAAAAGGGAGAATTATACCTGACCAAGGGTCAGCCGCAAAAGGCGATCGACACGTTCGACTACCTGATTCAGCATTTTCCTGAGAGCGATATTCGCCCGTCAGCCTTGAAAATGCTGGCCAAGGCCCGCTTCAACCAGGAGAAATTCGAACTGGCTGCCAGGGTATATTCCGAGATCGTGGCTGACTGTGACCAGAAATTGAAGGGCAGGGAAGATGCCGAGGTTGTATCGGCCCGCAGAAATGCCTATAAAATGATGGCCCTGTCGAGCTATAAAGAGGCCGAGCTTTTGACCAGGGAAGGAAAACCCATCGAGGCTGCACAAAAGTTCGAGGCCACGGCGGATGAGTTTCCCCGCGAGCAGATTGCTGACCTGGCCCTGTTCGAGGCAGCCAGGATTTACCAGGCTCAGGGTCAGCCCCAAAAAGCCCATCAGATTTTCGAACGGATCCTGGAACAATACCCCGGCTCGGAATATGCTCCGCAGGCACTCCTTTTGATCGCTCAGGAACAGGAGAAAAACCGGCAGCTTGCCGAAGCCGCCCGGAATTACGAAAGGCTGTACCGAGACTATCCCCGGTTTTCAGGGTCCGGCAAAGCCCTCTACAGGGCGGGAAGATTATTTGAAGAGGTTGAGGATTGGGCTAAAGTCATCACCATATTCAGCCTCTATCAATCCGATCTTCGCCCTGATCCGGCCCTGGCCCTTGAAGTCAACTTCCGCCGGGGATATGCTCTCATGAAAAGCGGCGGCAATACTCAGGCTGAAGCGGCCTTTCAGGTTGTTCTCGATACCTATGAGCGGTATAAGGCGCAGGATGATACGCTCAAACCGTACTACCCCGCCTGGGCCCGGTTCCTCATCGGTGAGATGTCCTTCGAGGCCTATGACAAGGTCAGATTGCAGGACAGCAGCGACCGGGGGATGAAACCAAAACTGGATATGCTGAAAAAAGTGCTCGAAAACTATACCAAAGCCACTGATTTTAAAATCGCCGAATGGGCTATTCAGGCTATTTTCAAAATGGGGCTGGCTATGGATAAATTCGCTGAGGAGCTTGGGGATTTTTCAGCAGGTCAATCATCGGAAGAGCTGCCAAAAGACGAAGCTTCTTACCTGCTCAATATTCAACTCCAGATGAAGATTATCGAATTCCTGGAAAAGGCCGGAATGTTTTACCGGCAAAATATCCAACTGTCAGAACACAATAATATACAAGATGATACCTGGATAGCCAAATCGAAAGAGAATTTTACTCGAGACTATTGGCTGGCAGGGCAGCGGTATGAAAAAATCTATTCGCTCATCAAAGATGCGCCGGTTCCTGACTCCCTCGATGAAGAGCAGGTCAAAAGTTACCGGCAGGCACTTCTGGAAAAGGCTCTGCCCTATCAAAGTCAGGCTGCCGAGATGTATGCTAAAAATACTCAGGCATCTGCCTTCCGGATCGAGTATAATTCCTGGATAGGGCAATCGTACCAGAGACTGGCTATTGTGAGACCTGAAAGATACCGGCGGGACGAAGAACGGCCGCTGGCCGAGAGTCGATCACGATTCAGCCTTCCTGAGCAGCTCCTGTTGAGAGAATGA